A window of Pyrus communis chromosome 3, drPyrComm1.1, whole genome shotgun sequence genomic DNA:
ACATTGAGTTAAccataataatgtagttcaaattcgcatttggcgataatcgaatttaagatctctcatttacaagtgaagaagaataataCTAAACCGTCGTACTAAGTGATAATTTGAAACATTTTTTAgaccaaaacaacaaaacactACAAGAGAAAATGGCATAGAAAAATAACGAAACATGAAATTAACCACTTTACATTCAATTCTTTAAATACAAATATACATATCACTAATCACATTTTGAGATCCacaaatcaaacaatttaaAGCATATAAATTATTAAGACGTGCAAGGTTATTACTTATTTATAGGTATATCGACTAAATCACCATAATATCTTATATACGTTGAGAACAAATAACTAATATATTTGACCATGACCAAATTCATGAGGCTTTGGTCAACGTTTTGAACGTCACTGATGAACCCAACAACACCGTGCCCGAATCAACGGTAAATGTGTCGTATCGAAGGAAAAACTCCACCAACATTAACCTAGACATGAGTACCACTAGATCTTTGCCCGCGCATTGCTTGTTCTCAGCCGTTGGATGATCATCCGCCTGACGACCGTTGGACCAGTAAACATACTTCAACAGCTTCTCACCCTCCCCAACAAACCTATTGCCCACAAACTCCTCCGGATTCTCAAAAACCTTTGGATCCTTCCCCACAAAATTCTGATTTCCAAAAATCATCTCTCCTTTCTTGATCTCAAATGTCGCATCATGGCTATGTACCACGATGTCCTCCTTGGCCTTCCCGTACTGGTACGGAACTGGAGGTTCAATCCTCAAGGCCTCAAAAACCACGGATTTGGTCAAAGTCATCTTATCCAACGCGGAGAAAGTAATCGTACCTTCACTTTCTTTAACAATGGTCCGGATTTCATTTCGAAGCTTGCGGTGCAAATTCCCTCCTCCTGATGCAACCCACTTGATCAAAGCGGGAAACAAAAGCTTCATGCCACCAAATGCATTGAAGCcagccaaaaacaaaagattgtGACAAGTTtcttctcttgaaattccgaaaTTACCCTCGGCCAGGTCCAAAGCCGAACCCGCGGACTCGTAAACCGCATCGTAAAGCTTCTGATAAGCGGGCTTGACGAGAAAGGCAGGGTAGGAAAACGTGTGTAGTAAGAAATCTTCAGCAAA
This region includes:
- the LOC137727336 gene encoding allene oxide synthase 1, chloroplastic-like, which produces MSSSSSSSSSSPSNPPLKPIPGDYGMPLFGAIKDRYDYFYNQGRDNFFKIRMEKYQSTVFRTNMPPGALIAPNPKVIALLDAESFSILFDTTKVAKRDVLDGTYMPSTAYTGGYRMCAYLDPSEPNHATLKRYFASLLASKHNQFIPLFQSSLSDLFPKLEEQISKDGKADFNSLSDDMSFNFVFELLCGQSPSKTTLGSKGPSLVTLWLFPQLAPQITFGLPKFLMFAEDFLLHTFSYPAFLVKPAYQKLYDAVYESAGSALDLAEGNFGISREETCHNLLFLAGFNAFGGMKLLFPALIKWVASGGGNLHRKLRNEIRTIVKESEGTITFSALDKMTLTKSVVFEALRIEPPVPYQYGKAKEDIVVHSHDATFEIKKGEMIFGNQNFVGKDPKVFENPEEFVGNRFVGEGEKLLKYVYWSNGRQADDHPTAENKQCAGKDLVVLMSRLMLVEFFLRYDTFTVDSGTVLLGSSVTFKTLTKAS